One Streptomyces sp. NBC_01237 genomic region harbors:
- a CDS encoding lysine transporter LysE, which yields MGVRRAAKGVGDFLVEALGEAVAEVILSLLACALLGCLALIAYLSWSLSPRFTIAGAGLLSLLLAHGAWQTFRTPAKGRRRGLAALTAVGFTVTAMTALFLLLYSTGCDCL from the coding sequence ATGGGGGTCCGCAGGGCAGCGAAAGGCGTCGGCGACTTCCTGGTCGAGGCGCTGGGAGAAGCCGTCGCCGAGGTGATCCTCAGCCTGCTCGCCTGTGCCCTGCTCGGCTGCCTGGCTCTGATCGCCTACCTGAGCTGGTCCCTCAGCCCGCGCTTCACCATCGCGGGGGCTGGGCTGCTCAGCCTCCTCCTCGCCCACGGCGCCTGGCAGACCTTCCGCACCCCCGCGAAGGGGCGCCGTCGGGGCCTCGCCGCCCTGACCGCTGTCGGTTTCACCGTGACCGCCATGACGGCCCTCTTCCTGCTGCTCTACTCCACAGGATGCGACTGCCTGTGA
- a CDS encoding IS110 family transposase codes for MFEIEDVGVFLGLDVGKSAHHGHGLTPAGKKVFDKPLPNSEPKLRAVFDKLTAKFGTVLVIVDQPASIGALPLTVARDAGCRVAYLPGLSMRRIADLYPGEAKTDAKDAAVIADAARTMPHTLRSLELTDEITAELTVLTGFDQDLAAEATRTSNRIRGLLTQFHPSLERVLGPRLDHQAVTWLLERYGSPAALRKAGRRRLVELIRPKAPRMAARLIDEVFDALDEQTVVVPGTSTLDIVVPSLAASLTAVHTQRRAMEAQINALLEAHPLSQVLTSMPGVGVRTAAVLLVTVGDGTSFPTAAHLASYAGLAPTTKSSGTSIHGEHAPRGGNRQLKRAMFLSAFACMNADPTSRAYYDKQRARGKTHTQALLRLARQRISVLFAMLRDGTFYESRVPETATA; via the coding sequence ATGTTCGAGATCGAAGACGTGGGCGTGTTCCTCGGTTTGGACGTCGGCAAGTCCGCTCACCACGGCCATGGGCTGACGCCGGCGGGCAAGAAGGTCTTCGACAAGCCGCTACCCAACAGCGAACCGAAACTGCGGGCCGTCTTCGACAAGCTGACCGCGAAGTTCGGCACCGTCCTGGTCATCGTGGACCAGCCCGCCTCCATCGGTGCCCTGCCGCTGACCGTCGCACGCGACGCCGGCTGCCGCGTCGCCTACCTGCCCGGCCTGTCCATGCGCCGGATCGCCGACCTCTACCCCGGAGAGGCCAAGACCGACGCCAAGGACGCGGCCGTCATCGCCGATGCCGCGCGGACCATGCCGCACACCCTGCGCTCGCTGGAACTGACCGACGAGATCACCGCCGAGCTGACCGTGCTGACCGGCTTCGACCAGGACCTGGCCGCCGAGGCCACCCGCACCTCCAACCGGATACGCGGCCTGCTCACCCAGTTCCACCCCTCCCTGGAACGCGTCCTGGGACCGCGCCTGGACCACCAGGCCGTCACCTGGCTCCTGGAGCGTTACGGCTCCCCGGCCGCCCTGCGCAAGGCCGGCCGCCGCAGACTCGTGGAACTGATCCGCCCGAAGGCCCCACGCATGGCCGCCCGGCTGATCGACGAGGTCTTCGACGCGCTCGATGAGCAGACCGTCGTCGTCCCTGGCACCAGCACCCTGGACATCGTCGTGCCCTCCCTGGCCGCTTCCCTGACCGCCGTGCACACCCAGCGCCGGGCGATGGAGGCCCAGATCAACGCCCTGCTGGAGGCCCACCCTCTTTCCCAGGTCCTGACCTCGATGCCCGGCGTCGGCGTCAGGACCGCCGCTGTCCTGCTGGTCACCGTCGGCGACGGCACCAGCTTCCCCACCGCCGCCCACCTCGCCTCCTACGCCGGCCTCGCGCCGACGACGAAGTCGTCGGGCACCTCGATCCACGGCGAACACGCACCCCGAGGCGGCAACCGGCAGCTCAAACGGGCGATGTTCCTGTCCGCCTTCGCCTGCATGAACGCCGATCCGACCTCCCGCGCCTACTACGACAAGCAACGCGCCCGCGGCAAGACCCATACCCAAGCCCTCCTCCGCCTCGCCCGCCAACGCATCAGCGTCCTGTTCGCCATGCTCCGCGACGGCACCTTCTACGAGTCACGCGTCCCCGAAACAGCTACCGCATGA
- a CDS encoding IS110 family transposase, with protein sequence MFDTGDVGVFLGMDVGKSAHHGHGLTPAGKKVFDKPMPNSEPKLRAVLDKLTAKFGTVLVIVDQPASIGALPLTVARDAGCQVAYLPGLSMRRIADLYPGEAKTDAKDAAVIADAARTMPHTLRSLELTDEITAELTVLTGFDQDLAAEATRTSNRIRGLLTQFHPSLERVLGPRLDHRAVTWLLERYGSPDALRKAGRRRLVELIRPKAPRMAQRLIDDVFDALDEQTVIVPGTGTLDIVIPSLAASLAAVHDQRRALEAQITTLLEAHPLHPVLTSMPGVGVRTAAVLLVTVGDGTGFPSAAHLASYAGLAPTTKSSGTSIHGEHAPRGGNRQLKRAMFLSAFACMNADPASRTYYDRQRAHGKTHTQALLRLARQRISVLFAMLRDGTFYESKAPTAILAA encoded by the coding sequence ATGTTCGACACCGGCGATGTGGGCGTCTTCCTGGGCATGGACGTCGGCAAGAGTGCCCATCACGGCCACGGGCTGACCCCGGCCGGGAAGAAGGTCTTCGACAAGCCGATGCCCAACAGCGAACCGAAACTGCGGGCCGTCCTCGACAAGCTGACCGCGAAGTTCGGCACCGTGCTGGTGATTGTCGACCAGCCCGCCTCGATCGGTGCTCTGCCCCTGACCGTCGCCCGGGACGCGGGCTGCCAGGTCGCCTACCTGCCCGGCCTGTCCATGCGCCGGATCGCCGACCTCTACCCCGGAGAGGCCAAGACCGACGCCAAGGACGCGGCCGTCATCGCCGATGCCGCGCGGACCATGCCGCACACCCTGCGCTCGCTGGAGCTGACCGACGAGATCACCGCCGAGCTCACCGTCCTGACCGGCTTCGACCAGGACCTCGCCGCGGAAGCCACCCGCACCAGCAACCGGATACGCGGCCTGCTCACCCAGTTCCACCCCAGCCTCGAGCGCGTCCTGGGCCCGCGACTGGACCACCGGGCCGTCACCTGGCTCCTCGAACGATACGGATCCCCGGACGCCCTGAGGAAAGCCGGCCGCCGCAGACTCGTCGAACTCATCCGGCCCAAGGCCCCGCGGATGGCACAGAGGCTGATCGACGACGTCTTCGACGCCCTCGACGAACAGACCGTCATCGTTCCCGGCACGGGCACCCTCGACATCGTGATCCCGTCCCTGGCCGCCTCGCTCGCAGCGGTCCACGACCAGCGCAGAGCGCTCGAAGCCCAGATCACCACCCTGTTGGAGGCCCACCCTCTTCACCCGGTCCTGACCTCGATGCCCGGAGTCGGAGTCAGGACCGCCGCCGTCCTGCTGGTCACGGTCGGCGACGGCACCGGGTTTCCCAGCGCAGCCCACCTCGCCTCCTACGCCGGCCTCGCCCCCACAACCAAGTCGTCCGGGACCTCGATCCACGGCGAACACGCACCACGAGGAGGAAACCGGCAGCTCAAACGCGCGATGTTCCTCTCCGCCTTCGCCTGCATGAACGCAGACCCCGCCTCCCGCACCTACTACGATCGCCAACGCGCCCACGGCAAGACCCACACCCAAGCACTCCTCCGCCTCGCCCGCCAACGCATCAGCGTCCTGTTCGCCATGCTCCGCGACGGCACCTTCTACGAGTCCAAAGCCCCCACCGCCATCCTGGCCGCATAA
- a CDS encoding response regulator transcription factor, with translation MAEQESIGVFLVCEDQLECAGLIALLNNDRGISIVGDAPSAATAQRMISTLRPNVVLRSERALSHQTIELAEKLAEQSNEFNPIHLIVLLPSLNDPDIELLRIDRCIVLDRRMSSAELVAAIRVTAAGYLPVRSDLAGSLARASVSLKGASGTAGKQVLNLTKRERRVFELMIQGLSNPEIAAALNVAESTVKSHVQGILNKLDLRDRIQAVIYAYEAGFVQRSFQLEEQCMLAHC, from the coding sequence ATGGCCGAACAAGAGAGTATTGGCGTTTTTTTAGTATGTGAAGACCAATTGGAATGCGCCGGCCTGATTGCCCTCCTCAACAATGACCGGGGAATCTCTATTGTCGGAGACGCTCCCTCTGCGGCTACGGCGCAAAGAATGATCTCCACACTGAGACCTAATGTGGTTCTCCGCAGTGAGCGCGCATTGTCACATCAGACGATCGAGCTTGCCGAAAAGCTTGCAGAGCAGTCCAATGAATTCAATCCCATCCATCTCATCGTCCTGCTCCCCTCGCTTAACGACCCGGACATCGAACTCCTGCGCATCGACCGATGCATCGTGCTGGACCGACGCATGAGTTCGGCCGAGCTTGTCGCCGCCATCCGAGTTACCGCCGCTGGTTACCTTCCAGTACGCAGTGACTTGGCCGGCAGTTTGGCTCGAGCGTCGGTAAGTCTCAAAGGAGCCAGCGGGACAGCGGGGAAGCAGGTGCTGAATCTGACCAAGCGCGAGCGCCGCGTGTTCGAACTCATGATCCAGGGGCTCTCCAACCCAGAAATCGCCGCTGCGCTCAACGTGGCCGAGTCGACCGTCAAGTCACATGTGCAGGGCATCTTGAACAAACTTGACCTGCGCGATCGCATCCAGGCGGTGATCTACGCCTACGAAGCGGGATTCGTGCAGCGGTCGTTCCAGCTGGAGGAGCAGTGCATGCTTGCCCACTGTTGA